In Festucalex cinctus isolate MCC-2025b chromosome 5, RoL_Fcin_1.0, whole genome shotgun sequence, a single genomic region encodes these proteins:
- the LOC144019652 gene encoding C-C motif chemokine 17-like: MDSPRLAALLLLVMLVYSRTAAGEKLEDCCLDTSDKCFPRQILVSYYRQEAGKGCKRSATVFVSKVGKRLCAPAPDESECVKALVAHLDKRSKRNKQ; the protein is encoded by the exons ATGGACTCTCCTCGACTGGCCGCTCTGCTCCTCCTCGTGATGCTCGTCTACTCTCGGACGGCCGCAG GTGAGAAGCTGGAGGACTGCTGTCTGGACACCAGCGACAAGTGCTTCCCTCGCCAAATCCTGGTCAGCTACTACCGGCAGGAAGCCGGCAAGGGGTGCAAACGCAGCGCCACCGT atttGTGTCGAAGGTCGGCAAAAGACTTTGTGCCCCAGCGCCGGACGAGAGCGAGTGCGTCAAAGCACTGGTTGCCCACCTGGACAAAAGGAGCAAGCGCAATAAGCAATAA
- the LOC144019487 gene encoding C-C motif chemokine 21-like, producing the protein MTPHVFLGFVLILVGCCCCTVSRGELLDCCLSASSKELERKRPLVDYRHQVAGFGCSIDAVVFVCRSGVELCMAPDAHKVRQAMRRVDRLKRFCRDNDYEAKRCLGVKRK; encoded by the exons ATGACGCCACACGTCTTCCTCGGCTTCGTCCTCATCCTCgtcggctgctgctgctgcacgg TGTCGCGCGGGGAGCTCCTCGACTGCTGCCTGTCGGCCTCCAGCAAGGAACTGGAGAGAAAACGCCCCCTGGTGGACTACCGTCACCAGGTCGCCGGCTTCGGCTGCTCCATCGACGCCGTCGT tTTTGTGTGCAGAAGCGGAGTCGAGCTCTGCATGGCCCCCGACGCTCACAAGGTGCGGCAGGCCATGCGACGCGTGGACCGACTCAAGCGATTTTGCCGCGACAACGACTACGAG GCTAAACGCTGTTTGGGTGTCAAACGGAAGTGA